From Lepus europaeus isolate LE1 chromosome 3, mLepTim1.pri, whole genome shotgun sequence, a single genomic window includes:
- the LOC133756867 gene encoding large ribosomal subunit protein eL39-like has protein sequence MSSHKTFRIKRFLAKKQKQNRPIPQWIRMKTGNKIGYNSKRRHWRRTKLGL, from the coding sequence ATGTCTTCTCACAAGACCTTCAGAATAAAGAGGTTCCTGgccaaaaagcaaaagcaaaaccgCCCCATTCCGCAATGGATTCGGATGAAAACTGGTAATAAAATCGGGTATAACTCCAAGAGGAGACATTGGAGAAGAACCAAGCTGGGTCTATAA